The following nucleotide sequence is from Salvelinus sp. IW2-2015 linkage group LG26, ASM291031v2, whole genome shotgun sequence.
AACAACAATTAGCCGCATTGTTTCCACCAGTAATTCCCCAGTTCGAAAGAATAGAATAAACTTGTGAGCAGGTGCAAAAGTCGTTGCTCCTTGCGTGTCACTTGATGCCTCTATGTCATCTCGGTTGGTGGTTGTGTATTACACTGGCTAAGTGGCAATAGGCTTTCTATGGTGTGGATGGTCACACATGGGGTTCAAATCTCGAGCGAACCTTTGATATGGGGGTTTTACGCATGGGTACTTAACTCACCATGGGCCAGAAGTTCAGTCTAATAACGGACATTTTCAACATCCTATGCGTAACGGCTTAGTAGCCTACATTGTACATAAGTGCTTGGTACAGTCTACGGGTATTACATTGTGTTCAGTTGATCAGATAGGCAAAAGAGAACTGTATCCGATTAATTTAGATACCTCATCCTCATGGTACAGTAGGAGGCTTGGGTTGATAAGGCCACTTAACTGTTTTAAGATGAAAAGTATTTTGCCTTCCATCAACATGTTACACGTTTTGTTTATATTGTAATCTTGAGATACGTACAAAATATTCTATTTTGTCTGATGATTATATTCTGTACAAGAGAAGCCCATCCATTATTTTCGGTAGTCAAAAAGTAGAAATTCATATTAAGAAAGCGGTTGATTTGCTTTTATGGATTCATTTATAAAACTGTCTCCTGTGTAACAGTCTGTTGGCTTTTCAGCTTCCTTTTCTGCATCCtgcaatacattatttattttgactTCAGTCGATATTGGATGAAGTTTTAGACAAAGATCTCACGCGTAATCCTCCATGTCGCTTGGACACATCTTGAGAAGTCTGAGAAGTTTGTGCCGCGTAAAGACCCAATAGACAAAATAAAGGATGGGCAAAACACTTTATAGAGGCCACATGTGTCAGCTCACACTAAAAGTACAGTGGCAACTACTGAGTTCATTGAGATGTTCTGCATGGTGCGCCCTGCCACTCGAGATCAGAGCGCACAAGGGGAGGTGGTTTTCTGAGTGACTTTGCGTCGGAGGTAACTAGCGTGCATGTGGATTGAGTTGAGAGCAACCTTTTTGTTACAGTAGGTGGCGTGTGATGTCATTTCGGGGCACATATAAGTATCGTCAAGAGAGAGTCATGGCTATGTCTTGCAACACGACTGACAATTCACAACTCGATCTAAAAGCATCTCGGAATAGAGTCATTCAGCGGAGCCATTGAAGTAGCCTACAGAAAATACTTCATGCAGACTCAAAAATAAGTTCACTGGAGGCTCAGTCAGTCCCACAGTCTCCACAACTTTTCCGTCAACCTGTGAGCACCACGGACAGGGGAAAGAGGGGTTTGGGgaaaattctaaaaacaaattCAAACACGTGAGAGCGCACTGACCACACAGGGATGTCTGTCCACGCGTCCTGGCTACCATTACCGCTGCTGGTGTGGGGGCTGGTCTGCAGCTCAGTGCGCACTGCCCCGTTAGCGGGTATGCAGAACGGCGCTCTTGAGCGGCRTTGGGAAACGCTCTACTCTCGATCACTGGCTCGGAACCCATGGGAAAAGAGAGAAATCACCCGGGATGGTGAATATCTTATGGGCATCAAAAGACTTAGGCGTCTCTATTGCAACGTCGGCATTGGGTTTCATATTCAAGTTTTACCAGACGGAAAGATCACTGGAATACATAACGAAAATAGATACAGTAAGTTTAGTTTCATACTTTTATTTAAACCAGCATCTTTGGGCACACGTGTTTGATGCCCCTCTCTTCGTCTGCAACCTGTTTGTGCCATGTGCCACCACTTTAGAACTTCATATTGTGAGTTTGGGTTGTGTAAATGGGCACCATGCCAACTTCAACGTAACATTGTGTTTAGATTAGGCTACTAGCCAATTGACGTCACGTGTTAGTATTTTCGTCCGATGGCCATGAGGACAGAGGAAGGAGTGTTTTAGCCAAGTATGATTTCGTCTTCTTTGCAACACATTGCAAATTGTTTGCGGCTCTGTTtcaatgacaacaacaaacaaacatgtttcTGAAGAGTCAAAAGAAATCACGGATAGTACCAGATCTGGGGGTTTGGACTTGACGATAACTGTCGGCTACCTGTATATTGGGGTACAATTGAGTTAGTTATTCTCTACCGACTGTCCAGTATAAAGTCAGGACAATTTTCGTATTTTTCTTCTTCCTGCCTAACACATTAGCCTTGTATTTTGATACATACATTTGATACATTCCTCCAAGARAATAACAGAGACTAgacaacattattattatttcttatcTTATGTAAACCCGTAGACATAACAGTTTGAAGTTTTCTCAGAACTTCAACCTGCTACAGGAACTCATACTGGGAACTTTAGTGAGAGGAAGTCCATATCATATGTAGCCTAGTTGTCATCTAATGCCAAGGGAGAAATGCACCGATTTCCTTGCAGGGTGTTTAAGTAACAGTTTGAAAATAKATCTAAATAGACCTGTGTCTACTACAKACTTCCTTATCTACTTGATCTATTTCACAAGACTGGCATAAACAATGGATTATACACAACTTTGCTATGgtgtacagaataaacatttcAGTAATATCCTTTATCTCATTTCAGGTCTCCTTGAGATATCACCTGTGGAGAGAGGGATTGTGACAATCTTTGGAGTCCGAAGTGGTCTGTTTCTAGCCATGAACAGCAAAGGGAAGCTCTAYGGATCTGTAAGTATACATGCTACGTTTTCCCGGGACGTATTTCTGGGTCACAGCATACTWTATTGCATGAAAGGTCTCCACAGCAGAATGATTGTCAATGTCTTGGCGTGCCTTTACATGTTTGTAGCTCATGAACTCCATAATAAGATACGCCACAGGTGTGTTCAATATAAGGTGTAGACCTTTCCTTTCCTTAGagtccatgtacagtatatggtatTTCAAAGTAAAGttgaattggccacaaaatcCCAAGTGTTGAGATTGATCTGCGTGATTTGGGTAATTTGCCAATAGAGGTTCTACATCAGCTTCCACATAGTCCGCTGTTCATTGCGTCATTTTATTGTTTCTTAATGTAGACctaaacctctcctctctcatcctttctctaGGGTCATTACAATGACGAGTGCAAGTTCAAGGAAAGCCTCTTGGCAAATAACTACAACGCGTATGAATCTGCAGCTCACCCAGGGATGTATATTGGACTGAGTAAGACTGGCAAAACCAAAAAAGGAAACCGGGTAACAACAGCAATGACAGTGACACACTTCTTGCCGAGGATCTGAATGATCCCAGACAGACTGTGCCTTCAACAGAgggtagaggaaagagagaggaaacaatGCACTTTCAAATGCTTTTTCTAGARTGAGatatttaaattgtttatttatgaTTCTTGAGACTTTTTATATTTTGGGAAAGTGGAATTACGTAGAAAGGGAACATGAAAAAATgacaattgtttttgtttttaaatctatGAAATGTGTGCTGCTATAAGTGTCTTGAGATGAGTACATGTTTTTTAAACGTGAAATGGATTTTGCACTGTTTTTAAGTATTGTTGTGCGGCAWTGGTTGTGTTCTCATCGTACTTGTGTTTACTTTGAAAGAAATTGCTGACCCAAGTTTGTCAGAGTTGTGTCTCAGCATCAAAAAGAAAGACAATGACGGCAAAGGTCCGAACCATTCAAAGTTAATTACGGGTCCCATGATTAGTCATTTATTGGTCGATACAACGACAATTGGGACTTACAAAAACTCAACAACACAGAAATGGGTTTCTGCATTGAATTTGTTGTATGGTCTTGGTCAGAGTTGTGTGTGTTATTRCAGTATTTCAATGTAAGAAAGATCACTTGTTATTTTTCCATTCCTAATTGATTTAGCTTTTTACTACCTCAGTATGGACGTGTAAGCTCTAGGGATTGTGTTGTTGCTTGTTCTGTGTCTTCTACAGTATGTTGTTCTGTCATATTTCTGAGCGTTGACATATGACGTTGCCACACTTCTGTGTTTTACAAGTTACAACTTAACCTACACTGTATACCACCGATGAGGTGATCTAGAGGAACCCATTCAGAGAGAAGGACATCTGAGTTTAGATGGCACAACTATAGTGTACGGTTAGGGTTAAAGGTAACTCTGGTCCAGGGTTGAACTATATTTTTGTTGTATGCATGTATGGTAAAAACTCTTTCATAAATAGTATATGCAGCACACAAATGACTGGACACTTCTCTAATCCAGCATTAGTGAAGGTACTTGACTATCAGTAATTTATGACAATTCCACTTTCTTATATGTTTTCTGTATTTCAAATATATGTATTGTTGTACTCAATGCCTGATATGTGGTTTTGTAAATCCTTTTGAATTGACCTCCCGTGCAGTTGTCAATAGTAAGAACCCATGTTAGCTTTGGGAGTATGTTGCTATTTCAGTTTTGTACTCATGCAAACTAAAAAAAAAMCAAGAAGAATGTCCTTTCTTGCTAGCACAGAGGATGCAGAAAATGAACATGTCAACGAAAAAACTGAAACTAGATGTGTTTCTTACTGTGTTCACTCGTATGATCCCTTGTGATCTCCTGCAATCAGTTCAACATTATATTATGTCCTCTGTTATGCATTTCGTGTGTATCAAAACTATGTCTGTAGTTTTATACAGGTCCTGTTCAACTTTGTGGTGTATGTGCTGTGCACATGATCCAAAAAAAAAACGTCAAGAAAGTCAATAAATGATGTTATAGCATATAGACTATGTGGTGTGGATTGCTTACTTCCATAAAGGAGTGCATTGAAAAGTGGAAACGTCTTGATCAACATCAATCTACAACAGACGTGTCTGTGAACAATGGCCCCATTTCTTATTAGCGCctatataaaatataaacacatcaCAGATCATTTGTCCACACTCATGACCCACGGCACTTTCAGAAATGTCGAAAGCCTTTTCAAGTACTGATTGGTGCAATACATAGCCTGGGGGACATAGGCCTATCACACGGTCCCTTAACAAGGAAGTGTTACGCTGTGTGCTCTTCTGAATGGTGACTCACACGTATACAGTTCAGACTTCAAACTATGACGCTTCGGTCAGTTTCACTAAATAACGGGGTTCCCCAACTGTGACCATCTTGCAATGCATTTTCaaaacagacaacaacaaaaaatcgagACGTGAAAGATGAATAATGATGCTTTTAAACTATCCTACCTCGCTGTGATTTCCAGACATTTTCAGACCTGCAAAATAACATTCATTTAACCTAGAAATTCAGATTGAATTCAACTCTGTTTCACGTTTGTTTCACTCATTGAAACCACAGTGAATTATAGCAGGATTGATTTCCAAGCTAACTTTCAGCGACACTTGAACTCAAAATCAACAGCAAATCCACACTGGAGGTCACTATGCAGGGTGCGGAGGTCACCATGCAGATCATTGAGAC
It contains:
- the LOC111952918 gene encoding fibroblast growth factor 4B-like produces the protein MSVHASWLPLPLLVWGLVCSSVRTAPLAGMQNGALERXWETLYSRSLARNPWEKREITRDGEYLMGIKRLRRLYCNVGIGFHIQVLPDGKITGIHNENRYSLLEISPVERGIVTIFGVRSGLFLAMNSKGKLYGSGHYNDECKFKESLLANNYNAYESAAHPGMYIGLSKTGKTKKGNRVTTAMTVTHFLPRI